CCGGCCGACTGGGGGCCGACCTGGAGGGTCTTGCCCATCAATTCATTGATCCAGGCGATGGAACCCCCGCCGGCCCCGATGGATTTAACTTCAATGGCCGGGATATTGGTACGCCAGCGGTCGATGACCGGAATAAAATCGTAGGTGCGCAGACGGCCACCGGTAATGACGCCGATATCAAAGGAAGTGCCGCCCATATCGGTAAAAATGATATCTTTATAACCGTAAACGCTGCCCAGGGTGGCCGCCCCATGGAGCCCGGCCACCGGACCGGCGTTGTGGGTCAGAACGGCTCTGGTCCTGGAGGCCTTTTTCATTCCACCCGTATTGTGGACCAGGATCAGAGGCCTTTTGTAGCCGCCGTCCCGAAGCTCGTTGCCTAATTTATTAAGCTCCTCAGCCATGACCCCATGGATATAAGCGTTGACCATGGCGGTAATAAAACGGGTGTATTCGCCGGATTTGGGCGAAACCTCAGAGGAAAGGGTCACCGGCATGGATCCTAAATACACTTCCGGATATTCTTCTTCGATGATCTCCTTGATGGCCCGTTCATGGGCCGGATTAACAAAAGACCAGAGCAGGCAGACCACAAAGCCCATGGCCCCCCGGTCAACCAGGACCTGTAGTTTTTCCAGAACTTCCTCTGGCTTAAGGGGACAGATCACCTGGCCGAAGGAATCGATCCGTTCATGGACCCCGACCACCATATCCGGCGTAATCAAGGGAAGAGGTTTTTGAATGCGGCCCAGGTCTTTATTCTCTTTGGTCGATAGTCCATCGGCCCAACTCCGGCCCCGGCCTAAATAAATGGTGTCTTCGAACCCCGAGGTGGTAATCAGGCCCAATTTAGGGCCGGTCCGCTCAATCAGGGCATTGGTCCCCAGGGTAGTGCAGTAGCGGACCGCCTCGGTCCGGTCCAGGAATTCCTTTAAATCCAGGTGGTGAAGGCGGGCT
This is a stretch of genomic DNA from Deltaproteobacteria bacterium. It encodes these proteins:
- a CDS encoding hydantoinase/oxoprolinase family protein, whose amino-acid sequence is MGYGINIDIGGTFTDFYCTQDQGPSLITKTPTTHYDLSVGFIRGVQELARLHHLDLKEFLDRTEAVRYCTTLGTNALIERTGPKLGLITTSGFEDTIYLGRGRSWADGLSTKENKDLGRIQKPLPLITPDMVVGVHERIDSFGQVICPLKPEEVLEKLQVLVDRGAMGFVVCLLWSFVNPAHERAIKEIIEEEYPEVYLGSMPVTLSSEVSPKSGEYTRFITAMVNAYIHGVMAEELNKLGNELRDGGYKRPLILVHNTGGMKKASRTRAVLTHNAGPVAGLHGAATLGSVYGYKDIIFTDMGGTSFDIGVITGGRLRTYDFIPVIDRWRTNIPAIEVKSIGAGGGSIAWINELMGKTLQVGPQSAGSMPGPACYDQGGKEPTVTDADLVLGYLNPDNYLGGKMLLDSDLS